A part of Larkinella insperata genomic DNA contains:
- a CDS encoding DUF2304 domain-containing protein, which translates to MQSLPITIQVFSLIGTLIFMGFITRLIVRGKLREEYSFVWIACAIILIVFSIWRDGLTQISLFLGVFYPPSLIFLFAIFAIICFLVHLSVVNSRLQHSIKELTHEVAILKKEMTDLQNTGNLVLENEKQSNVPE; encoded by the coding sequence ATGCAATCCTTACCCATTACCATCCAGGTTTTCAGCCTGATCGGCACACTGATCTTCATGGGGTTCATCACCCGATTGATTGTGCGGGGAAAGCTACGGGAAGAATATTCCTTCGTCTGGATTGCTTGTGCAATCATTTTAATTGTCTTTTCAATCTGGCGCGACGGGCTGACGCAGATTTCCCTGTTTCTGGGCGTTTTCTATCCGCCCTCGCTCATCTTCCTGTTTGCCATTTTCGCCATCATCTGCTTTCTGGTGCACCTGTCGGTTGTCAACTCCCGGTTGCAGCATTCCATCAAGGAACTGACGCACGAAGTGGCCATTCTGAAAAAAGAAATGACGGATTTGCAGAACACCGGTAATTTGGTGCTG
- a CDS encoding glycosyltransferase family 2 protein: MKSLRILVVVPCYNEQSSVAAVVENIRRVKIRTGLPIDTLVVNDCSTDNTLAVVRTLDCLHLDLPVNLGIGGCMQAGYKYAFRKGYDIAVQIDGDGQHPADGLPKLLEPLFEDRADVVIGSRFLERKGFQSSFARRIGIRYFRWLNQLLIGKTVHDSTSGFRAFNRKTLEIVNRYYPDEYPEPEAIVQFGLHRLRLLEVPIVMEERQGGTSSITFIRSIYYLFKVTLGTLFVYVRLRKQSL; this comes from the coding sequence ATGAAGTCACTTCGGATACTGGTGGTGGTGCCCTGCTACAACGAGCAGAGTTCGGTGGCGGCCGTGGTGGAGAACATCCGTCGGGTTAAAATCCGTACGGGGTTGCCGATTGATACGCTGGTCGTCAATGATTGCTCAACGGATAACACGCTGGCCGTCGTTCGGACGCTGGATTGTCTGCATCTGGATCTACCCGTAAACCTGGGCATCGGCGGCTGTATGCAGGCGGGTTACAAATACGCCTTTCGGAAAGGCTACGACATCGCCGTGCAGATTGACGGCGACGGCCAGCACCCCGCCGACGGTCTGCCGAAGCTCCTGGAGCCACTTTTTGAAGACCGGGCCGACGTGGTAATCGGTTCGCGCTTTCTGGAGCGCAAGGGCTTTCAGTCTTCGTTTGCACGGAGAATCGGAATTCGCTATTTTCGGTGGCTCAATCAGCTACTGATTGGCAAAACCGTGCACGACAGTACGTCGGGGTTCCGGGCGTTTAACCGGAAAACGCTGGAGATCGTCAACCGGTATTACCCCGACGAGTATCCCGAACCGGAAGCAATCGTGCAATTCGGGTTGCACAGGCTACGGCTGCTGGAAGTACCCATTGTGATGGAAGAACGGCAGGGCGGTACGTCGTCCATCACGTTTATTCGGTCGATTTATTACCTGTTCAAAGTAACGCTGGGGACCTTGTTTGTTTATGTGCGTTTACGAAAACAAAGCTTATAG
- a CDS encoding lysylphosphatidylglycerol synthase transmembrane domain-containing protein has translation MMRFLRRILPFCLAVALLAYALKDISFDDLGRQFQRAHYGWIALVGLITVLTYLVRGKRWQQPLMALGHHPTVFRATVAMLAGVIASLVVPGSGELTRCATLQRTDGVPFSQGIGSVVAERVIDLLMLGTVLLLTLLVELNRMQTYLAGLALNVPNVSGWEVAGGIVAVGLLGWLSWRWLLKLALQQHSLALRFTNTVKGLWTGFSAIRRLPQPYLFVLLTVLTYFFFWLSTHWLLLSLDRTHALPPSAALTILAVSSLGGLAVPTQGGIGTYHFFVSRVLVLYGFSPAEGALVATFLHAVGFGINLILSSLSLVLVPFILTKKPN, from the coding sequence ATGATGCGCTTTCTCCGTAGAATTCTTCCTTTCTGCCTGGCCGTTGCCCTGCTGGCCTATGCCTTGAAAGATATTTCGTTCGACGACCTCGGGCGGCAGTTTCAGCGGGCTCATTACGGCTGGATTGCGCTGGTGGGTCTGATTACGGTTCTTACGTACCTGGTTCGCGGGAAGCGCTGGCAGCAGCCGTTGATGGCGCTGGGCCATCATCCGACGGTTTTTCGGGCCACGGTTGCCATGCTGGCAGGCGTCATTGCCAGCCTAGTGGTGCCGGGCTCGGGTGAGCTAACCCGCTGTGCAACGCTTCAACGGACCGATGGCGTACCGTTCTCGCAGGGTATTGGCTCAGTCGTTGCCGAGCGGGTGATTGATCTGCTGATGCTGGGGACCGTCCTGCTGCTTACGCTGCTGGTGGAACTCAACAGAATGCAAACGTACCTGGCTGGCTTGGCTCTCAATGTCCCTAACGTTTCCGGCTGGGAGGTAGCTGGCGGTATTGTGGCCGTTGGGCTGTTGGGCTGGCTCAGCTGGCGATGGTTACTGAAATTAGCTCTTCAGCAACATTCTCTGGCTCTGCGGTTTACTAACACTGTTAAGGGCCTTTGGACGGGTTTTAGCGCCATTCGGCGCCTGCCTCAACCATATTTGTTTGTACTTCTAACAGTGTTAACTTATTTTTTTTTCTGGCTAAGCACCCATTGGCTGCTGTTGTCGCTGGACCGCACACACGCACTCCCGCCCTCGGCCGCCCTGACGATTCTGGCCGTCAGCTCGCTGGGTGGTCTGGCGGTGCCGACGCAGGGTGGTATCGGCACCTATCATTTTTTCGTTAGCCGGGTGCTGGTCCTGTACGGTTTCTCGCCCGCCGAAGGAGCCCTCGTGGCCACTTTTCTGCACGCTGTCGGCTTTGGCATCAACTTAATTCTGAGCAGTCTGAGTTTGGTTCTGGTGCCGTTTATTCTGACTAAAAAACCGAATTAG
- a CDS encoding M28 family peptidase — MKYLRYSVGFLLLSQLAMAQTATDYANTIQAADLEKHLRVLAADDMEGRETGTAGQRKAADYIAKQFADEKLQPIVKSEDGKTSYFQPFKLYQKTWGDFYVKAGGKTYNYPKDFIVNGLFAVMQETPVETVFAGYGIFADQYNDYAKLDVKGKAVVILEGEPKKANGNYVISNSAKPSDWSNEESVRKKALIAKDKGAEQVFIVSAESPEAYRRLVAQRTALMGRFNRMSLQPSMEKIGAVGTFLITQEMAVNLLNTTSAKLQAATAKINKTGKPNSGVLKGKISLKAERKDETLESSNVLGFLEGTDKKDEIVVVSAHYDHIGVSADGQVNNGANDDGSGTVSVIEIAQAFAKAKAEGHGPRRSMLFLTVSGEEKGLLGSEYYTDMNPVLPLTNTVCDLNIDMVGRVDDLHEGKSDNYIYVIGSDKLSSELHQISEEANRKYTMMDLDYKYNEPSDPQRIYYRSDHYNFAKHKIPIIFYFNGLHADYHRPGDDVEKIDFKLAEKSARLVFYTAWEIVNRENKLVVDSNKP, encoded by the coding sequence ATGAAGTATTTGCGTTACAGCGTCGGCTTTCTGCTGCTGAGTCAGTTGGCAATGGCACAAACCGCCACCGACTATGCCAACACCATTCAGGCTGCCGACCTGGAAAAACACCTGCGCGTGCTGGCCGCCGACGATATGGAGGGCCGTGAAACCGGTACAGCCGGTCAGCGAAAAGCCGCCGATTACATTGCCAAACAGTTTGCCGATGAAAAACTGCAACCCATCGTCAAAAGTGAAGATGGCAAAACGAGCTACTTCCAGCCGTTTAAACTGTATCAGAAGACCTGGGGTGATTTTTACGTCAAAGCCGGTGGCAAAACCTACAATTATCCGAAAGATTTCATTGTCAATGGTTTATTTGCCGTGATGCAGGAAACCCCGGTTGAAACGGTTTTTGCGGGCTACGGTATTTTCGCGGATCAATACAACGACTACGCCAAGCTGGATGTTAAGGGGAAAGCCGTGGTGATTCTGGAAGGAGAACCCAAAAAAGCCAACGGAAATTACGTCATCTCCAACTCGGCAAAACCGTCGGACTGGAGCAACGAAGAAAGCGTGCGCAAGAAAGCCCTCATTGCCAAAGATAAGGGAGCCGAGCAGGTATTTATTGTTTCGGCCGAATCGCCGGAAGCCTACCGCCGGCTGGTTGCCCAGCGCACGGCCCTGATGGGTCGTTTCAACCGCATGAGCTTACAGCCGTCGATGGAAAAAATCGGGGCCGTCGGAACGTTTCTAATTACCCAGGAAATGGCCGTCAACCTGCTGAACACAACCTCCGCCAAATTGCAGGCTGCAACGGCGAAGATTAATAAAACCGGTAAGCCTAACTCGGGCGTTCTGAAGGGCAAAATCAGCCTGAAAGCCGAGCGAAAAGACGAAACTCTGGAAAGTAGCAACGTACTGGGCTTTCTGGAAGGAACCGATAAAAAGGATGAAATCGTAGTCGTTTCAGCACACTACGACCACATTGGCGTGAGCGCAGACGGTCAGGTGAACAACGGGGCCAACGACGATGGTTCCGGTACGGTTTCGGTCATTGAAATTGCGCAGGCTTTCGCCAAAGCCAAAGCCGAAGGGCACGGACCGCGCCGGAGTATGCTGTTCCTGACGGTTTCGGGCGAGGAAAAGGGCCTGCTGGGTTCGGAATATTACACCGACATGAACCCGGTGCTGCCGCTGACCAATACCGTCTGCGACCTGAACATCGACATGGTGGGCCGCGTGGACGACCTGCACGAAGGAAAATCCGACAACTACATTTACGTCATCGGCTCCGATAAGCTGTCGTCGGAACTGCACCAGATCAGCGAGGAAGCCAACCGGAAGTACACCATGATGGACCTGGATTACAAATACAACGAACCCAGCGATCCGCAGCGGATTTACTACCGTTCCGACCACTATAACTTTGCCAAGCACAAAATCCCCATTATCTTCTACTTCAACGGTCTTCACGCCGATTACCACCGCCCCGGCGATGATGTCGAGAAGATTGATTTCAAACTGGCGGAGAAATCAGCCCGGCTGGTGTTCTACACGGCCTGGGAGATTGTGAACCGGGAGAATAAGCTGGTGGTGGACAGCAATAAGCCGTAA
- a CDS encoding amidohydrolase family protein: MNSIFTRRLIFSFLLLASSSRLLAQITDAPARKEGDGPHKRLIIRGVTLINSTGAPPVGPIDIVVEKNRIAQIRQVGYPGVPIDEKRRPQAMPGDKELNCEGMYLMPGFVDMHGHIGGKAQGTPSEYVFKLWLGHGITTIRDPSAGNGLDWVLQHRAKSERNEITAPRIKAYTAFGMGAKDPISTPEQARAWVRENAKKGADGIKFFGAEPDVFRAALDENKKLGLRSACHHAQLEVARMNALATAKAGLTTMEHWYGLPEALFEDKTIQSYPADYNYNNEQNRFEEAGKLWQQAAKPGTEKWNKVMDELIALDFTIDPTFNIYEANRELMLTRRAEWHDEYTLPALWRFYGPSRISHGSYWHNWGTEQEVTWKRNYQLWMAFINEYKNRGGRVTTGSDSGYIYQLYGFAYIRELELLREAGFHPLEVIRAATLKGAEALGMADQIGSVEVGKLADFVITEENPLANLKVLYGTGAIHLTEKNEVTRIGGVKYTVKDGIVYDAKQLLADVRKIVAEAKQKENFEITQPGMAPKPAKMSTGN; the protein is encoded by the coding sequence ATGAATTCGATTTTTACGCGTCGATTGATCTTTTCGTTTCTTCTGTTGGCCTCTTCATCCCGTTTATTGGCTCAAATTACGGATGCCCCCGCCCGCAAGGAAGGCGACGGCCCCCACAAACGGCTCATCATCCGGGGAGTGACGCTCATCAACAGCACCGGCGCGCCCCCGGTCGGGCCGATTGACATTGTGGTGGAGAAAAACCGCATTGCCCAAATCCGGCAGGTTGGTTACCCCGGCGTTCCAATCGACGAAAAGCGACGACCGCAGGCCATGCCGGGCGACAAAGAACTGAACTGCGAAGGCATGTACCTGATGCCGGGGTTTGTGGATATGCACGGCCACATCGGCGGCAAAGCGCAGGGGACTCCCTCGGAGTATGTGTTTAAGCTCTGGCTGGGGCACGGCATCACAACTATTCGCGATCCATCGGCGGGCAACGGCCTGGATTGGGTGCTGCAACACCGGGCCAAAAGCGAGCGAAACGAGATCACGGCCCCGCGCATCAAAGCCTATACGGCTTTTGGCATGGGCGCCAAAGACCCCATTTCGACGCCCGAACAGGCCCGGGCCTGGGTGCGTGAAAATGCCAAAAAAGGCGCCGACGGCATCAAGTTTTTCGGGGCCGAACCGGATGTTTTCCGGGCGGCTCTGGACGAAAACAAAAAGCTGGGCCTGCGCTCGGCCTGCCACCACGCCCAGCTGGAAGTGGCCCGGATGAACGCGCTGGCAACGGCGAAGGCTGGTCTGACAACGATGGAACACTGGTATGGTCTGCCCGAAGCGTTGTTTGAAGACAAAACCATTCAGTCGTATCCCGCCGACTACAATTACAACAACGAGCAGAACCGTTTTGAAGAGGCTGGTAAGCTCTGGCAGCAGGCCGCTAAACCGGGTACCGAAAAATGGAACAAGGTGATGGACGAGCTGATCGCGCTGGACTTCACCATCGACCCAACGTTCAATATTTACGAAGCCAACCGCGAACTGATGCTGACCCGCCGGGCCGAGTGGCACGACGAGTACACGCTTCCGGCCCTCTGGCGGTTTTACGGTCCCAGCCGGATTTCGCACGGTTCGTACTGGCACAACTGGGGAACCGAACAGGAAGTAACCTGGAAGCGCAATTACCAGCTTTGGATGGCGTTTATCAACGAGTACAAAAACCGGGGAGGGCGCGTCACGACGGGTTCCGATTCGGGTTATATCTACCAATTGTACGGTTTTGCCTACATCCGCGAACTGGAGCTCCTGCGCGAAGCCGGTTTTCATCCGCTGGAGGTAATCCGGGCCGCTACGCTGAAAGGAGCCGAAGCCCTCGGTATGGCCGATCAGATTGGTTCGGTGGAAGTCGGGAAGTTGGCCGATTTTGTAATTACGGAGGAAAATCCGCTGGCAAACCTGAAGGTCCTGTACGGCACAGGCGCCATTCACCTGACCGAAAAAAATGAAGTGACGCGGATTGGTGGGGTAAAATACACCGTAAAAGACGGTATTGTCTACGATGCCAAGCAGCTGCTGGCCGATGTCCGCAAGATTGTCGCCGAAGCCAAGCAGAAGGAAAATTTCGAGATTACGCAGCCGGGTATGGCTCCTAAGCCCGCTAAAATGTCGACGGGAAACTGA
- a CDS encoding chemotaxis protein CheB, translated as MPCKAVVIGGSAGSIEVLLKLLPALPSVFSFSVIIVVHRKNSSDSSLANLLSLKTAVPIQEVEDKDAVLPGSMYLAPADYHLLIEKQQVFSLDNSEKINYSRPSLDVTFESAADVYGPALVGILLSGANADGTAGLNAVKNAGGVIVAQKPETAMSSFMPQQAILNAPVDFILDVEEMIEFIRSLNTAS; from the coding sequence ATGCCTTGCAAAGCCGTCGTTATTGGCGGGTCTGCGGGCAGCATTGAAGTATTATTAAAATTACTTCCAGCTCTGCCTTCCGTTTTTTCATTCAGTGTTATTATCGTTGTACACCGGAAAAACTCGTCTGATTCGTCGCTGGCCAATCTGCTTTCTCTTAAAACGGCGGTCCCCATTCAGGAGGTGGAAGATAAAGACGCCGTTCTGCCGGGAAGCATGTACCTTGCTCCGGCGGATTATCACCTGCTGATCGAGAAACAGCAGGTTTTTTCGCTCGATAACTCCGAAAAAATCAACTACAGCCGCCCGTCGCTGGATGTTACCTTCGAGTCGGCTGCGGATGTGTACGGTCCGGCGCTGGTTGGTATTCTGCTGTCGGGAGCGAATGCCGATGGTACGGCGGGGTTGAATGCCGTCAAGAACGCCGGAGGTGTCATCGTGGCCCAAAAACCAGAAACTGCCATGTCTAGCTTTATGCCGCAGCAGGCCATTCTCAACGCCCCCGTTGATTTTATTCTGGACGTTGAGGAAATGATTGAATTTATCCGTTCACTGAATACAGCTTCGTAA
- a CDS encoding CheR family methyltransferase: MLEDEEVDLVLNDLFEIYGYDFTNYARASLKRRINRLFTLDRFPSFAEFRYRIKADANYLKHMIEGLTVTVTEMFRDPLFYKSLRTEVVPTLSAKPFIRIWHAGCSTGEEVYSMAILLKEANLLHKSLLYATDLNPEALEKARKGIFPLAQLKLYSENYIESGGKLDFSSYYTAQYGQAKFDEKLADKMIFSTHNLVSDRSFNEFDLVLCRNVLIYFDKDLQDRTLNLFDESIGKLGYLALGSKETLNFSTIKPKYKQLNKEKIWRKIS, from the coding sequence ATGCTTGAAGACGAGGAAGTGGATTTGGTGCTGAATGACCTGTTTGAAATCTACGGTTACGATTTTACGAATTATGCCCGGGCGTCGTTAAAACGGCGGATAAACCGGCTATTTACGCTGGATCGGTTTCCAAGTTTTGCCGAATTTCGGTACCGAATTAAAGCCGATGCGAATTACCTGAAGCACATGATCGAAGGGCTCACGGTAACGGTTACTGAAATGTTCCGCGACCCCTTATTTTATAAATCCTTGCGAACAGAAGTTGTCCCCACGCTTTCCGCCAAACCGTTCATTCGGATCTGGCACGCGGGGTGCTCAACGGGCGAGGAAGTATATTCGATGGCTATCTTGCTAAAAGAAGCCAATCTGCTCCATAAGTCGTTGCTGTATGCCACCGATTTAAACCCCGAAGCACTCGAAAAAGCTCGCAAAGGTATTTTTCCGCTGGCGCAGCTGAAGCTTTATTCCGAAAATTACATTGAGTCCGGGGGGAAACTGGATTTTTCATCCTACTACACCGCTCAGTATGGGCAGGCTAAGTTCGATGAAAAGCTAGCGGATAAAATGATTTTTTCGACGCATAATCTGGTTTCTGACCGGTCTTTTAATGAGTTCGATCTGGTTTTGTGCCGAAACGTTCTGATCTACTTCGATAAGGATTTGCAGGATAGAACGCTGAACTTGTTCGATGAAAGTATTGGTAAACTGGGTTATCTGGCCTTAGGGTCAAAAGAAACCCTGAATTTTTCAACAATTAAGCCGAAGTATAAACAACTGAATAAAGAAAAAATATGGCGGAAAATAAGCTGA
- a CDS encoding response regulator: MRKKRILIIDDDSRNIFALSATLRAKSFDCISCSNAQDALDLLKTDEVVDAVLIDMMMPEMDGYEAIPRIKNIEKRARMPIIAVTAQAMVGDREKCLQAGATDYISKPVDVDRLLQVLSQV, translated from the coding sequence ATGCGCAAAAAACGAATCTTAATAATTGACGATGACTCACGGAATATTTTTGCCTTAAGTGCTACCTTACGGGCTAAATCCTTCGATTGTATTTCGTGTTCAAATGCGCAGGACGCCCTGGACTTATTGAAAACTGACGAAGTCGTGGATGCCGTTTTGATCGATATGATGATGCCCGAAATGGATGGGTACGAAGCGATTCCGAGGATTAAAAATATTGAGAAACGGGCCAGAATGCCCATTATTGCGGTGACGGCTCAGGCCATGGTCGGTGACCGGGAAAAGTGCCTGCAAGCCGGGGCAACAGATTATATTTCAAAGCCGGTCGATGTTGATCGGTTATTGCAAGTGTTATCGCAGGTTTGA